From a single Armatimonadota bacterium genomic region:
- a CDS encoding SDR family oxidoreductase has translation MNDTFEPPVSPCYPDLRGKVALVTGGGAGIGKAISVRLGTEGMRVVLCGRTEENLIETAGEITGAGGFALPVVTDVSDEAQVDALFARMAQEGLQPDLLVHNAALVRGGALSDTNTDYWQRMLATNADSAFFLAKRLAPVMLERGSGAMVFISTIGALQSHHRMLAYDSSKGAIEAFVRSLALELAPAGIRVNSVAPGPIRRKGIPAGTPLETVRQPYVPMQRYGSSDEIAAAVAFLASSQASYITGQTLCVDGGSTAQLSPPGIFI, from the coding sequence ATGAACGACACCTTCGAACCACCTGTCTCGCCGTGCTATCCTGACCTGCGGGGTAAGGTCGCCCTTGTCACCGGTGGTGGCGCAGGGATTGGCAAAGCAATCAGCGTCCGTCTCGGGACCGAGGGCATGCGGGTGGTCCTCTGCGGGCGCACTGAGGAGAACCTCATCGAAACGGCCGGGGAAATCACGGGCGCGGGTGGGTTCGCTCTGCCCGTGGTGACAGACGTATCCGACGAGGCGCAAGTGGACGCACTGTTCGCGCGCATGGCGCAGGAGGGCCTGCAACCTGATCTGTTGGTACATAATGCGGCCCTGGTGCGCGGCGGAGCGTTGTCCGACACGAACACCGACTACTGGCAGCGGATGCTCGCGACCAACGCTGACAGCGCCTTCTTCCTGGCCAAACGCCTCGCGCCGGTGATGCTTGAGCGGGGGAGTGGCGCCATGGTCTTCATCAGCACCATCGGCGCGCTGCAATCGCACCACCGGATGCTCGCCTACGACAGCAGCAAAGGCGCCATTGAGGCCTTCGTGCGCTCGCTGGCCCTGGAATTGGCGCCGGCGGGGATCCGGGTGAACTCAGTTGCGCCGGGTCCCATCCGGCGCAAGGGTATCCCGGCGGGCACGCCTTTGGAGACCGTCCGCCAGCCGTACGTTCCTATGCAGCGCTACGGAAGCAGCGACGAGATCGCCGCCGCCGTGGCTTTCCTGGCAAGCTCCCAGGCCTCATACATCACCGGGCAGACGCTGTGCGTGGACGGCGGGTCCACGGCGCAGTTGTCTCCGCCGGGCATCTTCATCTGA
- a CDS encoding sporulation protein gives MRFPVRISGGPATVALELDKLVYMPGEAINIRLNITANSDVEAKSALVRLTGEEEVRFEVPVFDEKGEETGDKDDYKRVQTLDTEQRIPGPIKLSAGQQQVLKVQLHVPVNAPPTYSGPNATHRYQLSGALDVAWSTNPSDTTDIIVGLARPGG, from the coding sequence ATGCGTTTCCCGGTCCGCATCAGCGGTGGGCCTGCCACGGTGGCGCTGGAATTGGATAAGCTCGTGTACATGCCCGGCGAGGCGATCAACATCCGGCTGAACATCACTGCGAACAGCGACGTCGAGGCAAAGTCCGCGCTGGTCAGGCTTACGGGTGAGGAGGAAGTGCGGTTCGAAGTGCCCGTATTTGACGAGAAGGGCGAAGAGACCGGAGACAAGGACGACTACAAGCGGGTGCAGACTCTGGACACCGAGCAGCGCATTCCCGGCCCGATCAAGCTGTCGGCGGGTCAGCAACAGGTGCTCAAGGTCCAACTCCACGTCCCGGTGAACGCGCCGCCCACGTACTCGGGGCCGAACGCCACCCACCGGTATCAGCTCTCGGGCGCGCTGGACGTGGCCTGGAGCACCAACCCGAGCGACACCACGGACATCATCGTGGGCCTGGCGAGGCCAGGCGGGTAG
- a CDS encoding carboxypeptidase regulatory-like domain-containing protein, which produces MKATGQGIAGLMAFFVLSALVGCGGEAVLLSYIGGGLPPGEPDIGGVVLAAAPTTASVNAAAGETPVVGATVELFKGSHRVGQTVTGAGGYFRFENPASGRYRLQVTPPAGSGLRAAQRDLDHQYGRQTFVEIVLQRD; this is translated from the coding sequence ATGAAGGCGACAGGTCAGGGCATCGCCGGACTGATGGCGTTCTTCGTTCTTTCGGCGCTGGTGGGCTGCGGGGGTGAGGCCGTGCTTCTGAGCTACATCGGCGGCGGCCTGCCGCCGGGCGAACCGGACATCGGCGGTGTGGTGCTGGCCGCAGCTCCAACAACCGCATCGGTGAACGCGGCCGCTGGTGAGACCCCGGTTGTGGGTGCGACGGTTGAGCTGTTCAAAGGCTCTCACCGGGTTGGACAGACGGTGACAGGCGCAGGCGGCTACTTCCGGTTCGAGAACCCCGCTTCCGGCCGGTACCGGTTGCAGGTGACACCACCTGCCGGATCTGGGCTGCGAGCCGCACAGCGCGACCTGGACCACCAGTATGGACGCCAGACCTTCGTGGAGATCGTCCTGCAAAGAGACTGA
- a CDS encoding helix-turn-helix domain-containing protein, whose amino-acid sequence MSRRCYYPPVDISTETGRKLLATRIQSAIAEAGHDSLAAFARKMGVTRGLVHNYVAGTTLPPLDRLQAIADLCGKPLTWFLLDDPSATTADAESLRSERDALQTNVEALASQLASERERRAAEKDRHDAAMLETVRELCLAYRRLGDTAALLEAAPRLLELARDRGASKAVLEARLHMGHAWFERSDLPRARASLEKALETARDLGDTRAERSVLQEMVRVLQASGNLIAARDHALALAHSDAWWSRWAGRVSLAALEDQAGYPDAAQQYLDEAQAIAEADNQPQTYVLTARTYILSNRVNLALSRGDYGLAGRLLADLREIAAQASQPDQVREAVLNEAIVLLRTGRLSEAAARLEALGDWAELAADARLQALVEVLRSEMLRCQADSDGARNHARLGIEKAIDAGRGHVLAEAELALGLAYLDAGRPADADYHIARAESRAAKLQWRRLQLAARLQRARCRMADDPATALDTLRTVLQDLRQAGCRDLEADALVLLARLEKGDQAREHARQAVEIAREIGYFWGERQALPAIASMDRPTKGDQ is encoded by the coding sequence ATGAGTAGACGATGCTACTATCCCCCCGTGGACATCTCTACCGAAACCGGGCGGAAGCTCCTGGCAACGCGCATACAGTCCGCCATCGCCGAGGCCGGGCACGATTCCCTGGCCGCCTTCGCGCGGAAGATGGGTGTTACGCGCGGTCTCGTCCACAACTACGTGGCAGGCACAACCCTTCCTCCCCTTGATCGGCTCCAGGCCATTGCAGACTTGTGCGGAAAGCCTCTCACCTGGTTCCTCCTGGATGACCCGTCCGCAACTACCGCCGACGCCGAGAGCCTGCGCTCGGAACGAGACGCACTCCAGACGAACGTCGAAGCATTGGCAAGTCAGCTTGCATCGGAACGCGAACGCCGAGCAGCGGAGAAGGACCGGCATGACGCCGCTATGTTGGAGACGGTCCGCGAATTGTGCCTGGCATACCGAAGGTTAGGCGATACCGCAGCGCTGTTGGAGGCGGCCCCAAGACTGCTGGAGCTAGCGCGAGATCGTGGGGCATCAAAGGCTGTCCTGGAAGCCCGCCTGCACATGGGCCACGCATGGTTCGAACGCAGTGACCTGCCGCGAGCACGGGCGTCACTGGAGAAGGCTCTGGAGACCGCGCGGGATCTCGGTGACACCAGAGCTGAGAGGTCAGTCCTGCAGGAGATGGTCCGCGTCCTGCAGGCTTCCGGCAATCTCATCGCAGCCCGAGACCATGCCCTGGCGCTGGCACATTCTGACGCATGGTGGTCGCGCTGGGCGGGTCGGGTATCTCTCGCGGCGCTGGAGGATCAGGCGGGTTACCCTGACGCAGCGCAGCAGTACCTGGACGAGGCGCAGGCGATCGCTGAGGCGGACAATCAACCCCAAACATATGTCCTCACAGCCCGCACATACATCCTGTCCAACCGCGTCAACCTGGCGCTGAGTCGGGGGGACTACGGCCTCGCCGGAAGACTTCTCGCTGACCTTCGGGAGATCGCCGCCCAGGCATCCCAGCCGGACCAGGTTCGCGAGGCGGTTTTGAACGAGGCCATCGTCCTCCTGCGGACCGGACGGCTCTCAGAAGCGGCGGCGAGACTCGAAGCGCTTGGAGACTGGGCCGAACTCGCGGCAGACGCACGTCTCCAGGCGCTGGTCGAAGTGCTGCGGTCTGAAATGCTCCGCTGCCAGGCGGACTCTGATGGCGCACGCAACCACGCGCGGCTGGGTATCGAGAAAGCGATTGACGCCGGACGCGGACACGTGCTCGCCGAGGCTGAACTCGCGCTGGGGCTGGCCTATCTCGACGCCGGGAGGCCGGCCGATGCCGATTACCACATCGCCCGTGCAGAGTCGCGCGCCGCGAAGCTGCAGTGGAGACGTCTGCAACTTGCAGCCAGGCTGCAACGCGCGAGATGCCGCATGGCTGATGACCCCGCGACGGCGCTGGACACGCTGCGGACGGTCCTGCAAGATCTCCGTCAGGCAGGCTGCCGCGACTTAGAGGCTGACGCACTGGTGTTGCTCGCCCGACTGGAAAAAGGCGACCAGGCGCGTGAACACGCCCGGCAGGCGGTCGAAATTGCGCGGGAGATCGGCTACTTCTGGGGCGAGAGACAGGCTCTGCCGGCAATCGCGTCTATGGATCGCCCGACGAAAGGGGATCAGTGA
- a CDS encoding histone deacetylase encodes MVGIISDPVFLKHNIPGHPESPDRLRAILDHLDASGLLADTRSLPFEPATREQLLRLHSEEHLASLDRACATGRAEFTIDTLAMADTCAAAYAAAGACIAAARASLSDDCPRSLCLVRPPGHHAGEDLIKGFCFLNNIALAAEAALRNGAERIAIVDFDVHHGNGTQELFYHRRDVLYMSIHEHGLFPGTGSYDEVGVEEGAGYTINVPLVRGAGDAHYARVMQELVAPALREYQPDLILVSAGYDPHHAEPLAEMDCSARAFHDWTALLAQTADETCSGRLVLVLEGGYSLAWLGPCVENSLRALMGREPLGIADQSPTPHPGQREIIENALELVLRTHRERLGL; translated from the coding sequence ATGGTTGGGATTATCAGCGACCCGGTATTTCTCAAGCACAACATCCCCGGACATCCCGAGAGCCCCGACCGTCTGCGGGCGATCCTGGATCACCTCGACGCCTCCGGGCTCTTGGCTGATACCCGATCTCTGCCCTTTGAGCCTGCCACCCGCGAGCAGCTTCTCCGGCTCCATTCCGAAGAGCATCTGGCATCCCTGGATCGCGCCTGCGCCACGGGGCGCGCGGAGTTCACCATCGACACCCTCGCCATGGCGGACACCTGCGCGGCAGCGTACGCGGCGGCTGGGGCGTGCATCGCTGCGGCCAGGGCGTCCCTGAGCGACGACTGCCCGCGTTCGCTCTGCCTGGTGCGGCCACCGGGCCACCACGCGGGGGAAGACCTCATCAAAGGCTTCTGCTTCCTGAATAACATTGCGCTCGCAGCCGAGGCCGCCCTGCGCAACGGGGCAGAGCGCATCGCCATCGTAGATTTCGACGTCCACCACGGCAACGGAACCCAGGAACTCTTCTACCACCGCAGGGATGTCCTCTACATGTCGATCCACGAACACGGCCTTTTCCCGGGCACCGGATCGTATGATGAGGTGGGTGTCGAGGAAGGCGCCGGATATACCATCAATGTGCCGCTGGTCCGGGGCGCGGGGGATGCGCACTATGCCCGGGTAATGCAGGAACTCGTGGCCCCGGCATTGCGCGAGTACCAGCCCGATCTTATCCTCGTCTCCGCCGGCTACGACCCGCACCACGCCGAGCCTCTGGCCGAGATGGACTGCTCGGCGAGGGCCTTCCACGACTGGACCGCACTGCTGGCGCAGACTGCCGACGAGACGTGCTCCGGACGGCTGGTGCTGGTGCTGGAGGGGGGCTACTCGCTGGCCTGGCTGGGACCGTGCGTCGAGAACTCTCTGCGGGCGCTCATGGGGCGGGAGCCATTGGGCATCGCTGATCAGTCGCCCACACCGCATCCGGGCCAGCGCGAGATCATAGAGAACGCACTGGAACTCGTTCTCAGGACACACCGGGAGCGGCTGGGGCTTTAG
- a CDS encoding sodium:solute symporter family protein, whose product MDALAKLQLHTNFGDADWGITVVFLVVSTLLGMWAMRYIRDMEDYVVAGRSVRTYLGVASMIATELGLVTVMYSAQKGFTCAFAAFAIAVLAAAAGLIVGMTGFIVVPLRHHGVMTIPEFYEVRFSRGVRVIGAIILAASGILNMGMFLKADSIFVTSVMGMHQEGQLKIAMTIILALVLLYTMLGGMISVVLTDYLQYVVMSIGLVVTSILLMQHFGWSDLVSAVSELKGEAGFNPLMKESGLGPTYLVWMLFLGFISACVWQTSVMRATSAESEKVVRRTYVWGSVGFLVRFLIPYFWGIVGLAYVAGHPSLREIFLPETGSADSSLQLRAMPIALANLLPAGFIGLLTAGMLAAAMSTYNTYLHTWSAVITQDVIAPLMGGHVAAKTRINIARGIMMLVAVFLLVWGLWYPLSEDLWDYMAVTGAIYFTGAFATLVGGVYWKRASKAGAYGAFICGFFTILGLKPVQQIFGVSWPSEVVGLAVAASACVVMFLLSSLFPDAPKKEE is encoded by the coding sequence ATGGATGCCCTCGCGAAACTGCAGTTGCACACCAATTTCGGTGATGCCGACTGGGGCATCACTGTGGTCTTCCTGGTGGTATCCACACTGCTCGGGATGTGGGCGATGCGCTACATCCGCGACATGGAAGACTACGTGGTGGCTGGACGGTCGGTGCGCACGTACCTTGGCGTCGCTTCGATGATCGCTACGGAGCTGGGCCTGGTCACGGTCATGTACTCGGCTCAGAAAGGCTTTACCTGTGCTTTCGCGGCCTTCGCCATAGCGGTGCTTGCGGCGGCTGCCGGCCTCATTGTGGGGATGACGGGGTTCATTGTCGTCCCTCTGCGGCACCACGGCGTGATGACCATTCCCGAGTTTTACGAGGTGCGCTTCAGCAGAGGCGTCCGGGTCATCGGCGCGATTATCCTCGCCGCCTCGGGTATCCTGAACATGGGGATGTTCCTCAAGGCTGACTCCATCTTCGTCACCAGCGTGATGGGGATGCATCAGGAGGGCCAGCTGAAAATTGCGATGACCATCATCCTGGCCCTGGTGCTCTTGTATACGATGCTGGGCGGGATGATCTCCGTCGTGCTCACTGACTACCTTCAGTACGTGGTGATGTCCATCGGGCTGGTGGTCACTTCGATCCTGCTCATGCAGCATTTCGGGTGGAGCGACCTGGTATCGGCGGTGTCGGAACTCAAGGGTGAAGCGGGCTTCAACCCGCTCATGAAAGAGAGCGGCCTCGGGCCCACTTATCTGGTCTGGATGCTGTTCCTGGGCTTCATCAGCGCATGCGTTTGGCAGACATCAGTCATGCGCGCCACCAGCGCCGAGAGCGAAAAGGTGGTGCGGCGCACCTATGTCTGGGGTTCGGTGGGCTTTCTCGTGCGGTTCTTGATCCCCTACTTCTGGGGCATCGTCGGCCTGGCATATGTCGCTGGACACCCGTCTCTGCGCGAGATCTTCCTGCCCGAGACAGGCTCAGCAGATTCCAGCCTCCAACTTCGCGCCATGCCCATCGCACTGGCCAATCTGCTGCCCGCCGGGTTCATCGGCCTGCTCACGGCGGGGATGCTGGCGGCGGCGATGTCTACCTACAACACATACCTGCACACCTGGAGCGCGGTGATTACCCAGGACGTCATCGCGCCCCTCATGGGCGGGCATGTGGCTGCAAAGACCCGGATCAACATCGCCCGGGGCATCATGATGCTGGTGGCCGTCTTCCTGCTGGTCTGGGGTCTATGGTACCCGCTCAGTGAAGACCTGTGGGACTACATGGCCGTCACCGGCGCGATCTACTTCACCGGGGCCTTCGCGACACTGGTTGGGGGAGTCTACTGGAAACGCGCCAGCAAGGCGGGCGCCTATGGGGCCTTCATCTGCGGCTTCTTCACCATCCTGGGCCTGAAGCCGGTGCAGCAGATATTCGGCGTCAGTTGGCCCAGCGAAGTCGTGGGGCTTGCGGTGGCCGCTTCGGCGTGCGTCGTCATGTTCCTTCTCTCATCCCTGTTCCCAGACGCCCCGAAGAAGGAGGAATAG
- a CDS encoding nitroreductase family protein: MKLTVDADKCTMCGWCIPTCPSEMVRSKGDFIKIGRVACIECGHCIAICPTGAIVDEEGKELASAASSALEPEALTALMQTRRTVRRYTDEPVLREEVEAILQAAAWVPTAANCQPQEYVVLTDPDQVAELRERIEAHYRAFGEALADKANRDVRLAELGADPETATHPHMLAAVPAFVKAVDTGRDRLFFDAPVVIVIHAAEDQVMPASACHYATLAIVLAAWARGLGTCITGYASDALRIRPDLREHLGIGPGNQVHAVVVLGHPAEGFTRIPARRPPKVDWR; encoded by the coding sequence TTGAAGCTGACCGTGGACGCCGACAAGTGCACGATGTGCGGCTGGTGTATTCCCACCTGCCCCAGCGAGATGGTGCGCAGCAAGGGCGACTTCATCAAAATTGGGCGCGTGGCCTGCATCGAGTGCGGACATTGCATCGCCATTTGTCCCACGGGCGCCATCGTGGACGAAGAGGGCAAGGAACTCGCATCTGCGGCCTCTTCTGCCCTCGAACCTGAGGCGCTGACGGCCCTGATGCAAACCCGCCGCACGGTGCGGCGGTACACGGACGAACCGGTTCTGCGTGAGGAGGTCGAGGCGATCCTGCAGGCAGCGGCGTGGGTCCCGACGGCCGCGAACTGCCAGCCGCAGGAATATGTGGTACTCACTGATCCTGATCAGGTTGCCGAACTGCGCGAGAGGATAGAGGCCCACTACCGGGCGTTCGGCGAAGCCCTGGCGGACAAAGCAAACCGTGATGTGCGGCTGGCCGAACTGGGCGCGGATCCGGAGACCGCAACACACCCCCACATGCTCGCCGCAGTGCCGGCGTTCGTGAAAGCCGTGGACACCGGCCGCGACCGCCTGTTCTTTGACGCGCCCGTGGTCATCGTCATCCACGCCGCCGAAGATCAGGTGATGCCCGCGTCTGCATGTCACTATGCAACCTTGGCAATCGTCCTGGCTGCCTGGGCGCGGGGCCTGGGGACCTGCATTACCGGGTACGCTTCGGATGCGCTGCGCATCAGGCCGGACCTGCGCGAGCACCTGGGCATCGGGCCCGGCAATCAGGTGCACGCGGTGGTTGTGCTTGGGCACCCCGCTGAAGGTTTCACGCGCATCCCGGCCCGTCGCCCTCCAAAGGTGGACTGGCGCTGA
- a CDS encoding metallophosphoesterase, translating to MRPILMAAVLLSLLCGLSQAAQVTGTVYYDRNANGQRETDEPGLPGVRISDGITVTCTRDDGSYTLNPPDEYTVIRVSWHAGYWPTANRFWEGVEGATPRTGLDFALRSPVGDELKPGALIVQITDVHTLPDTVHLIKQVAEQIAGLNPRFVIATGDLVMDVNGATTEARVRELYSAFQAGISPLPVPVLSLPGNHEMCGTGAKSFEGDQSLLGEGAYSRLRGPLYYSFDNAGMHFVLLHATRVNTPGKVGGGYRDGLTDVELEWLKQDLFHVPPDTPICVFMHEPPRGFANRDAFAALLQNRPVIGMFAGHTHEVKTYDFAGARVWESGAVSGSWWAGPERKNPCPDGSAPGYRLIWVTPEGSIETIYRGEWAESAAEFQSVQWDPATRRIEANIAAFDPAREITGFDLHFAGMTFSAPAEVRGGGAWREAEIEGFVENGNVGGFYGLRAKAVTADSQGPSVTLNNPMYVPLPAAELDGSQDGKLRFFIVNQHAANLVTIGGQSFRMPVDEGIVDRWIEMPIPAEALKGPAQVTITAQGTPPDNPNLDDFRICAMSLTVGNRQLVANETVQREQWLGDNDEGRPAEFTFNLAEVNTAADAAEGTLSVTLGASAAPTWVMMNGVKLGDVAASDKRQTATLTVPADALKGPLAVTVGAGKVAENDLADFSVATLSLKIGDRQFLSAEKDIALGDGKPAAAPECTFHLLPFVPEG from the coding sequence ATGAGACCAATCCTGATGGCTGCTGTCCTTCTGTCACTGCTCTGCGGACTGTCCCAGGCCGCGCAGGTCACGGGGACCGTCTACTACGACCGCAATGCAAACGGCCAGCGGGAAACCGATGAGCCCGGGCTTCCAGGCGTGCGCATCAGCGACGGGATCACCGTCACCTGCACGCGCGACGACGGCTCATACACGCTGAATCCCCCCGACGAGTACACTGTGATTCGCGTGAGCTGGCACGCCGGCTATTGGCCCACCGCGAACCGCTTCTGGGAGGGTGTTGAAGGCGCAACCCCTCGCACAGGGCTGGACTTCGCTTTGCGCTCTCCCGTTGGTGATGAACTGAAACCAGGGGCATTGATTGTCCAGATCACCGACGTCCACACTCTGCCCGACACCGTCCACCTGATCAAGCAGGTCGCCGAACAGATCGCCGGCCTCAACCCCCGGTTCGTCATCGCCACCGGCGACCTGGTGATGGATGTCAACGGGGCCACCACAGAGGCCCGTGTGCGCGAGCTGTATTCCGCGTTCCAGGCCGGGATCAGCCCGCTACCCGTCCCCGTCCTCAGCTTGCCCGGCAATCACGAGATGTGCGGAACCGGCGCGAAGTCTTTCGAAGGCGACCAGAGTCTCCTCGGCGAGGGCGCCTACAGCCGCCTGCGAGGACCGCTCTACTACAGCTTCGACAACGCGGGAATGCATTTCGTGCTGCTGCACGCAACACGCGTGAACACACCCGGCAAAGTGGGCGGCGGTTACCGCGACGGCCTGACCGATGTAGAGCTTGAGTGGCTGAAGCAGGACCTGTTCCACGTCCCGCCGGACACGCCCATCTGTGTGTTCATGCACGAGCCGCCGCGGGGGTTCGCGAACCGTGACGCCTTCGCCGCGCTGCTGCAGAACCGGCCTGTCATCGGCATGTTCGCGGGGCATACCCACGAGGTGAAGACCTACGACTTCGCCGGCGCTCGTGTCTGGGAGAGCGGCGCGGTTTCGGGGTCCTGGTGGGCTGGTCCGGAACGGAAGAACCCTTGCCCTGACGGGAGCGCTCCGGGATACAGGCTAATCTGGGTCACGCCCGAGGGATCAATCGAGACCATCTACCGCGGCGAGTGGGCTGAGAGTGCCGCTGAGTTCCAGAGTGTCCAGTGGGATCCGGCGACCCGGCGCATCGAGGCTAACATCGCCGCGTTCGACCCGGCCCGCGAGATCACAGGCTTCGACCTGCACTTCGCGGGCATGACCTTCAGCGCTCCGGCCGAAGTGCGTGGTGGCGGAGCCTGGCGAGAAGCGGAGATCGAAGGTTTCGTGGAAAACGGGAACGTCGGCGGGTTCTACGGCCTGCGCGCGAAGGCCGTGACCGCCGACAGTCAGGGCCCGTCGGTCACGCTGAACAATCCCATGTATGTTCCATTGCCTGCCGCCGAACTTGACGGCAGTCAGGATGGGAAGCTGCGCTTCTTCATTGTGAACCAGCACGCCGCCAACCTTGTGACCATCGGCGGTCAGAGTTTCCGGATGCCCGTGGATGAGGGGATCGTGGACCGCTGGATCGAGATGCCCATCCCGGCCGAGGCGCTCAAGGGACCGGCGCAGGTCACCATCACCGCGCAGGGCACTCCTCCCGACAACCCGAATCTGGACGACTTCCGCATTTGTGCAATGAGCCTGACCGTTGGCAATCGCCAGTTGGTTGCCAACGAGACGGTGCAGCGCGAGCAATGGCTGGGGGACAACGATGAGGGCCGTCCGGCGGAGTTCACCTTCAACCTGGCGGAAGTGAACACCGCTGCGGACGCTGCCGAAGGCACGCTTTCGGTGACACTGGGAGCCAGCGCTGCGCCAACGTGGGTGATGATGAACGGCGTGAAGCTGGGCGACGTGGCGGCATCGGACAAGCGCCAGACCGCGACCCTCACCGTGCCGGCGGATGCGCTCAAAGGCCCTCTTGCGGTGACGGTGGGAGCGGGGAAGGTCGCTGAAAACGATCTGGCGGACTTCAGCGTGGCCACGCTGAGCTTGAAGATCGGTGACCGACAGTTTCTCAGCGCCGAGAAGGACATCGCCCTGGGGGATGGAAAGCCTGCGGCCGCGCCGGAGTGCACCTTCCACCTGCTGCCCTTCGTGCCGGAGGGATAA
- a CDS encoding response regulator, whose translation MPLLRVLVVDDHKALLAVLQNALSLMGCDMVGACTLRDGLRLALSQDFDIILLDNHFPEGHCDAIVPSLVASKPDTPIVIITANPADAHVTNAMRQGVRQVIPKPFTLEQIASVLERYTGLIIRTPQAATGVA comes from the coding sequence ATGCCCCTACTTAGAGTGCTCGTGGTGGACGACCACAAGGCCCTGCTAGCCGTCCTGCAGAACGCTCTCAGCCTCATGGGCTGCGACATGGTCGGCGCTTGCACCCTGCGTGATGGGCTGCGCCTGGCGCTGAGCCAGGACTTCGACATCATCCTGCTGGACAACCACTTTCCCGAGGGCCACTGTGACGCCATCGTGCCCTCCTTGGTGGCAAGCAAGCCGGATACGCCGATCGTGATCATCACCGCGAACCCCGCCGATGCTCACGTGACCAACGCCATGCGCCAGGGAGTGCGACAAGTAATCCCCAAGCCCTTTACCCTTGAGCAGATAGCGAGCGTCTTGGAGCGCTATACGGGGCTGATCATCCGGACGCCGCAAGCCGCGACCGGCGTCGCCTGA